CATATAGGGGAGGGTTGGGTTTCAGGTTGCGGCTCTGAGTCAATGGTGGGAATACCCGTATGTAAAATGACTTTATTTTGATAAGCAGAAAATTCGCTACACAGTTTTAATGCTGTTGCAGATGGTTTAGGTCTTCCATCAGCATAGAAAATCCCATAGAACTCTTCAAAATCTGGACTCGTGTCTGTGCCTCTATAGATAAATGACATATCTACTTCTGCTTTTTGAAGTGCAATCCAGGAAGCAGTGAAATAAGATGCCGTTTTTTCCCCCGTGATTAAACTTATATCTGTATTCATTCTATCCGTATTCCATTCCGTAATATGTAATTCGCAATTTTCTATCCCTGTATTTTTCAGCAGAGACCGATAATATTTTACGATATCATAAAATTCATTTGGGTTATTACTATAAAGATGGAATGATAAAAAGTCCGGGGATATAGAATTCTCTTTTAGTGCTTCAAGAAAATGTGCAGTTTTTTCTTTATCCGATGACATTTTATAAGAAGGTACAGCAAACCCAGGTCCACCTATTTTTATATCAGGAAATTCTCTTTTCATCGCAAGGAATGTTTCAATAAAGAACCCCTGGAAATCTTCTAATCCCGCTGACCAGAAATGATTAAAATCCGGTTCATTCCATATCTCAACATACATTATAGATGTAGATTTTCTTTTTAGTGTATCTGCCATTTTCTTATAATGTCTTACTACTTCAACAGCCGCACGGGTGAGATTACTTCTCTCTTGAGGATTCCCTGGAATTCGGACATTATTATAGGAATCGCCGACCCTTAAATAAACCATGCACCCTGTCTGAATAATCTTTTCAAAAATCTCATCGCTGGCAGAAAAATTATAAGAGGAAGGGTTTTCTGGAGGGGCATTAATATTGGGATATATCTGACTTAAATCAAAAGGTCCATAAAAATCATGTGTTCGAACCGCATTAATTCCATAAGTTTGATATTGTTCTGTCAGGTCAGCATTCCCCTGTTCACCAGAAGGTGTAGGTCCTGCATTTACGCCAAGAAGGGGTTTTATAGTGCCTATTTTTTCACTGATAGAGATTGTTAATTCATCAATAGTTAAAGATACAGGAGTATAGTTGTCAGAATTTTTAAATTTCCTACCTTCTTTAAATTCCCTCCCTTCCTGCCATATCGGTTTTTTCTTTATCGGGTATTTAGGCAAAAACGCTTTGGGAGGTTGACCAAATAAATTAAACGGAAGAAATATAGTGATAGAT
This window of the Candidatus Hydrogenedens sp. genome carries:
- a CDS encoding glycosyl hydrolase, with product MKYLKFMKKLIILLLSITIFLPFNLFGQPPKAFLPKYPIKKKPIWQEGREFKEGRKFKNSDNYTPVSLTIDELTISISEKIGTIKPLLGVNAGPTPSGEQGNADLTEQYQTYGINAVRTHDFYGPFDLSQIYPNINAPPENPSSYNFSASDEIFEKIIQTGCMVYLRVGDSYNNVRIPGNPQERSNLTRAAVEVVRHYKKMADTLKRKSTSIMYVEIWNEPDFNHFWSAGLEDFQGFFIETFLAMKREFPDIKIGGPGFAVPSYKMSSDKEKTAHFLEALKENSISPDFLSFHLYSNNPNEFYDIVKYYRSLLKNTGIENCELHITEWNTDRMNTDISLITGEKTASYFTASWIALQKAEVDMSFIYRGTDTSPDFEEFYGIFYADGRPKPSATALKLCSEFSAYQNKVILHTGIPTIDSEPQPETQPSPIWLIGGEKETGEKAILITNISSQEYKITLDNSFKVKYINVSEIQGTTDIKEYIWKEKTITIPANSVLLLEIPKRCGCSFLTL